The Geothrix oryzae DNA window CCTGGTGGCGCCCGTCGAGAGCTGGGCCTGGGTCCCCGAGCCCAGCGTCGAAGCCCTGGGCGACACCGAACGGGGCGACGGCGGGTACGGCAGCACCGGGCGCTGAAGGGTTTTTCCTGGAATGGCGGTTGGAACAGCTATAGGATCGGTCTCCCACCCGGAGGCCCCATGCGCGCAGCCGCCCTTGCCCTGTCCCTCACCGCCCTTCCCGTGTTCGCAGGCCAGCCGCTCACCTATGCGGATGGCGCCACGAAGCTGGCCGGATATCTCTCGAAGCCGGCGACCACCCAGGGCAAGGTTCCCGGCGTGGTGGTGATCCACCAGTGGATGGGCCTGACGGACCATGAGCGGAAGGTCTCCGACGATCTGGCGAAGCTGGGCTATGTGGCCCTGGCCGCGGACATCTACGGCGAGGGTGTGCGGCCCGCGGACACGGCCGCGGCCGGCAAGCTGGCGGGCCAGTACAAGGGCGACCGGGCCCTCTACCGCCGCCGCATCGCCGCGGCGCTCGAAACGCTGAAGGCGCAGAAGGGCGTGGACGCCGGCCGCCTGGCGGTCATCGGCTTCTGCTTCGGGGGCACGGGAGCGCTGGAGGCGGCACGGGGCGGCCTGCCCGTGAAGGGCGTGGTCTCCTTCCACGGAGGGCTGGATGTGCCTGCGGGCTTCGCGCCCGGGCCCGTCAGCGCGAAGGTGCTGGTCTGCCACGGGGCGGACGATCCCTTCGTGCCCGCGAAGGATGTGGCGGCCTTCCAGGAGGAGATGCGGCAGTCCAAGGCCGACTATGTCTTCGTGGCCTATGCCGGGGCCGTCCATGCCTTCACTCAGAAGGAGGCGGGCGGCGACAACAGCAAGGGCGCCGCCTACAACGAAGCCGCCCACCGCCGCAGCTGGCAGCACATGAAGGACTTCTTCAAGGAGATCTTCTAGCGGTACAGAGCTGCGCCCCGCGGTCGCGGGGCGCAGCCGGGAAAATCAGTTGGCGCGGTTGGGGTAGGCGGGCTTGCGGGTGGCGGGGGGCTGCTTCTTGAGGGCGGCCTCCACTTCCTGGATGGCCCGGTCCAGCTGGGGATCCCTGCCCTGGGCCAGCAGCGCGGGATCGTCCATCACCTCGATGTCGGGGTCCACGCCGTAGCCCTCGACGACCCACTGGCCCTCCTTGGAGTAGATCCCGAAGGTGGGCACGGTCACATTGCCGCCGTCGATGAGTGCGGGGGTGCCGCTGATGCCGATGAGTCCGCCCCAGGTGCGGCGGCCGATCAGGGGACCAAGGCCGGCCTTCTTGAAGTAGTGGGGGAAGAGGTCGCCGCCGGAGCCGCTCCAGCCGTTGATGAGCATGGCCATGGACCCGTCGTGGGCCACAGCGGGCCACTGCCAGTCCTTGCCGTCGCGTACGCCCCAGTAGTTGATGGTCCTGCGCCCCAGCATCTCGATGAAGCGGTCGGGGATCTGGCCGCCGCTGTTGAAGCGCTCGTCGATGATCAGGCCGGCCTTGTCCCACTGGCCGCGGAACTGGCGGACCAGGTCCGTCTGGCCGCCGATGCCCGTGTCGGGGACATAGACATAGCCGATGCGGCCGTTGGAGGCCTTCTCGACGAAGGTCCGCTTCGCTTCGACCCAGGCGGCGTAGCGAAGGGCGTAGTCGCTGGCGAGGGTCTCCACGAGCACTTCGTGGGCGCCGTCCGCGGTGGGCTTCTCGTTGACGGTGAGGAGCACGGTCTTGCCGGCCAGGCCCTGGAACGCGGCCCAGGGGTCCTTGCGGACATCGAGGGGGATGCGGTTCACGGCCAGGAGGTAGTCGCCCTCCTTCACCTTGAGGCCGGGCTGGGCCAGGGGTGCGCGGGCCTGGGCGTCCCATGCCGCGCCCCGGAGGATCGTCTTGATGCGGAAGGCGCCGTTCTCCAGCGCGAAGTCCGCGCCGAGCAGGCCCACGCCGAGGCGGGCGGGCATCTCCTGATCGCCGCCGCCGCGGTAGGCGTGGGAGGCGTTCAGCTCGCCGATCAGCTCGCCGATGACGAAGTTCACATCCTCGCGGGTCACGCAGTCCTTGAGCAGCTTGCCGTAGCGGGTCCGCATGGCCTTCCAGTCCACGCCGTGCATGCCGGGGTCGTAGAACATGTCGCGCTCGAGCCGCCAGGCGTCGTTGTAGATCTGCTGCCACTCGGCCTGGGGATCGACCGTCATCCTGAGGTCGGTGGTGGGGAGCTTCTTCTCGAACTTCTGATCGGGCTTGAGGTCCAGCAGGGCGTATTCCTGCTTGCGGTTCACGAGCACCTTCTTGCCGTCGCCGCTGAGGACGGCGCCGTCCACATCGGCCAGGACGGCCTTCTCCTCGCGCTCCTCGAGGTCGTAGGTGTACAGGGTGGTCTTGGTCTCGCCCATGGGGTTCATCTGTGCGGCGCGCCGGTAGACCAGCTTGCCCTTCACCGCGGCGACATCGGAGTAGTAGCCGGCCGGGGGCGGCAGCAGCACCATGCGGCCCTCCATCCCCTCGAGGTCGATCTCGACGGGCTTGGGGGCTTCTTTCTTGTCCGCGTCCTTCTTGTCGGCACCGCCCTCCTTCTTGTCGTCCTTCTTCTCCTCCTTGGCGGCGTCGGCATCATTGCGGGCGGCCAGGGGGGAGGGGACATCCCGGCGCAGCGGGATGGCGGCGAGCCGAGTGATGGCGGCATAGACCCAGGTATTGTCGAGATCGCTGTAGGTGGGGCTGAACTGCTGGCCCGAGGTGAGGAAGAGGTAGTTGCCCTCCGGGTCGAAGGCGGCGTCGCCGGCGTTGAAGAAGGGCGAGGTCACCTCGTGGCGCTTGCCCGTCTTGGTGTCGTAGAGCGCCATCACGCTGTTGCGGTTCCCGGTGTCGCGGGGATAGGCGAACCATCGGCTGTCGGGGGACCAGGTGGCGCGGAAGTCGTCCAGGGGCCCCTCGAACATGAAGAGGCCCTTGTCCACCTGCTGCACCTTGCCCGTGTCGAGGTCGCAGAGGTTGATGCGCATGGCCTGGTCGGCGAACACCACGCGCTTGCCGTCGGGGGACCAGGTGATGCGGTAGCGGAAGCCGGGGCCCATGTGGGTGACCTGCCGCTCGGCGCCGGACCCGTCCGCGGGACGCACGCACAGCTCGTATTCGCCGCTGCGGTCGCTGAAGTAGGCCACCTGCTTGCCGTCCGGGGACAGGGCGGGGTGGCGCTCCGCCGCACCGGGGGTGCGGGTGAGGTTGATGACATAGCCCTTTTCCGCGGGCACGGAGAAGATCTCGCCCCGGGCCTCGAAGACCGCGCGCTTGCCCTGGGGGGAGAGGGCGGGGTTCTTGATGAGGCGGCTGGCGTTCTCCTCCCGGGGCTTCAGGGTGGCGCCGTCGGTCACCACCTCGACCTTCACTTCCACGAGCTTCTCGGAGGGCAGTTCGACGCGGTGAAGGCGGCCGCCGGCCTCGAGCACGATGTCGGAGGGGCCGATGGCGGGGAAGTGGGCGTCGTAGTCCTTGAAGAAGGTGATCTGCTTGAAGGCCTTGCTCGCGAGATCGTAGGACCAGATGTTTGCGCGCTTCGTGCCGTCGCGATCCGATAGGAAATAGAGCTTCCCGCCATGCCACATGGGCTGCGAGTCATTGGAGCCGCCGACGCTGGGCAGGCGGCTGGCGGTCTTCTTTTCCAGGTCGTAGAACCAGATCTCCGAGGCCATGCCACCGCGGTAGCGCTTCCAGGTGCGGAAGTCCGTGGAGACGGGCTGGTAGGCGAGCACCTTGCCATCCGGGGACAGGGCGCCGAACTCGGCGTAGGGCAGGGGCAGGGCCTGGGGCAGGCCACCGTCCTTGCCGACCGTGAAGAGCTTGTTGAAGCGGTCCTTGCCGGACTCCATGCCCGAGGCGAAGAGCAGGGACTTGCCGTCGGGGGTCCAGTCCACCATCCGGTCGCCCATGGGGTGGTGGGTGATGCGGGTGGGGATGCCGCCGGCCACCG harbors:
- a CDS encoding dienelactone hydrolase family protein, whose amino-acid sequence is MRAAALALSLTALPVFAGQPLTYADGATKLAGYLSKPATTQGKVPGVVVIHQWMGLTDHERKVSDDLAKLGYVALAADIYGEGVRPADTAAAGKLAGQYKGDRALYRRRIAAALETLKAQKGVDAGRLAVIGFCFGGTGALEAARGGLPVKGVVSFHGGLDVPAGFAPGPVSAKVLVCHGADDPFVPAKDVAAFQEEMRQSKADYVFVAYAGAVHAFTQKEAGGDNSKGAAYNEAAHRRSWQHMKDFFKEIF
- a CDS encoding S41 family peptidase, which codes for MRLLPFFSTAIVVAASVSASAQVDARLMRYPDVSATQIVFTYANDLWLVAKTGGVAQRLSTPKGEESFARFSPDGKTLAFTGFYDGNPDLYTLPVAGGIPTRITHHPMGDRMVDWTPDGKSLLFASGMESGKDRFNKLFTVGKDGGLPQALPLPYAEFGALSPDGKVLAYQPVSTDFRTWKRYRGGMASEIWFYDLEKKTASRLPSVGGSNDSQPMWHGGKLYFLSDRDGTKRANIWSYDLASKAFKQITFFKDYDAHFPAIGPSDIVLEAGGRLHRVELPSEKLVEVKVEVVTDGATLKPREENASRLIKNPALSPQGKRAVFEARGEIFSVPAEKGYVINLTRTPGAAERHPALSPDGKQVAYFSDRSGEYELCVRPADGSGAERQVTHMGPGFRYRITWSPDGKRVVFADQAMRINLCDLDTGKVQQVDKGLFMFEGPLDDFRATWSPDSRWFAYPRDTGNRNSVMALYDTKTGKRHEVTSPFFNAGDAAFDPEGNYLFLTSGQQFSPTYSDLDNTWVYAAITRLAAIPLRRDVPSPLAARNDADAAKEEKKDDKKEGGADKKDADKKEAPKPVEIDLEGMEGRMVLLPPPAGYYSDVAAVKGKLVYRRAAQMNPMGETKTTLYTYDLEEREEKAVLADVDGAVLSGDGKKVLVNRKQEYALLDLKPDQKFEKKLPTTDLRMTVDPQAEWQQIYNDAWRLERDMFYDPGMHGVDWKAMRTRYGKLLKDCVTREDVNFVIGELIGELNASHAYRGGGDQEMPARLGVGLLGADFALENGAFRIKTILRGAAWDAQARAPLAQPGLKVKEGDYLLAVNRIPLDVRKDPWAAFQGLAGKTVLLTVNEKPTADGAHEVLVETLASDYALRYAAWVEAKRTFVEKASNGRIGYVYVPDTGIGGQTDLVRQFRGQWDKAGLIIDERFNSGGQIPDRFIEMLGRRTINYWGVRDGKDWQWPAVAHDGSMAMLINGWSGSGGDLFPHYFKKAGLGPLIGRRTWGGLIGISGTPALIDGGNVTVPTFGIYSKEGQWVVEGYGVDPDIEVMDDPALLAQGRDPQLDRAIQEVEAALKKQPPATRKPAYPNRAN